In Gammaproteobacteria bacterium, one DNA window encodes the following:
- a CDS encoding MotA/TolQ/ExbB proton channel family protein, producing the protein MEELNQAWVMLKLGGIIIVPLGLLAIVALAIMFEKAFIYWRYARLSSDLLNLVETYGFKWNDLEKILSGLDSRHYYKRFFEVVISNRHQPAWWTESRAADEAQIIEEALARRLWALETIVTAAPLLGLVGTVVGMMRAFQVIGSEGVVNPTAVTGGVAEALIATVVGLAIALVALFGFNYFSRLQSLTMDEMERLGTRLIDNIRLDQQGTTDEAP; encoded by the coding sequence ATGGAAGAGTTGAATCAAGCCTGGGTGATGTTAAAACTTGGCGGGATCATTATCGTGCCGCTGGGTTTGCTGGCGATTGTCGCGCTGGCGATCATGTTTGAAAAAGCGTTTATCTACTGGCGTTACGCGCGCCTTTCCAGCGATTTGCTGAATCTGGTGGAAACCTACGGCTTCAAGTGGAACGATCTGGAAAAAATTCTTTCCGGACTGGACAGCCGCCATTATTACAAGCGCTTCTTTGAAGTGGTGATTTCCAACCGGCATCAGCCGGCGTGGTGGACGGAATCGCGTGCCGCCGATGAGGCGCAGATCATCGAAGAAGCGCTGGCGCGCCGTCTATGGGCGCTGGAAACCATCGTTACCGCCGCGCCGTTGCTCGGATTGGTCGGCACCGTGGTCGGTATGATGCGCGCTTTCCAGGTGATCGGCAGCGAAGGCGTGGTCAACCCCACCGCGGTTACCGGTGGTGTCGCGGAAGCACTGATCGCGACCGTGGTCGGCTTGGCCATTGCGCTAGTAGCGCTGTTCGGTTTCAACTACTTTTCCCGCCTGCAATCGCTGACGATGGACGAGATGGAGCGCTTAGGTACGCGGCTGATCGATAACATCCGGCTGGATCAACAGGGCACCACCGATGAAGCTCCGTAA
- a CDS encoding kinase/pyrophosphorylase — protein MTRQKRTVFYLSDRTGITAETLGHSLLTQFDGINWETVNVPFLDDSEKAHVVAAQINQAAEQDGHRPLVFSTLQQPEILDVIKQADCRVYDFFEAFTHPVEAELRRPSARKAGRSHGLQNSPAYFKRIAAVNFVLAHDDGINPKHFSDADIILIGVSRCGKTPTCLYLGLQYGIAAANYPLIPDDMGVQQLPAVLEPVKSKLFGLTLTPAQLHFIRQERRPDSRYASLTQCQQEIQWQEALFSRCDIPYLDTTRISIEEISVIILDRCGLKRQLYG, from the coding sequence GTGACTCGGCAAAAGCGCACCGTTTTCTATTTGTCCGACCGCACCGGCATCACGGCGGAAACGCTCGGTCACAGCTTACTGACGCAGTTTGACGGCATCAACTGGGAAACGGTCAACGTGCCGTTTCTAGACGACAGCGAAAAAGCTCACGTCGTGGCGGCGCAGATCAACCAAGCCGCCGAACAGGACGGTCATCGCCCGCTGGTGTTCAGTACCTTGCAGCAGCCGGAAATACTCGATGTGATCAAACAAGCCGATTGCCGTGTGTACGATTTTTTTGAAGCCTTTACCCATCCGGTCGAAGCCGAGTTGCGCCGGCCATCCGCGCGCAAAGCCGGCCGCTCGCACGGTTTGCAGAACAGCCCGGCGTATTTCAAGCGTATCGCCGCGGTCAATTTCGTGCTGGCGCACGACGACGGGATCAATCCGAAGCATTTCTCTGATGCCGACATCATTCTGATCGGTGTATCGCGTTGCGGCAAAACACCGACCTGTCTGTATTTGGGGTTGCAATACGGTATCGCTGCGGCAAACTATCCGCTGATACCGGACGACATGGGCGTGCAACAGCTTCCGGCAGTGTTAGAACCGGTCAAGAGCAAACTGTTCGGTTTGACGCTGACACCGGCGCAACTACACTTCATCCGCCAGGAACGCCGCCCGGACAGCCGCTACGCCTCACTGACGCAATGCCAGCAGGAAATCCAGTGGCAGGAAGCGCTGTTCAGCCGTTGCGACATCCCATACCTCGATACCACGCGCATATCGATTGAAGAAATCAGTGTGATCATCCTCGATCGTTGCGGGTTGAAGCGGCAGTTATATGGTTAA
- a CDS encoding biopolymer transporter ExbD: protein MKLRKSRTVQKGRIEIIPMIDVMFFLLATFMLASLSMQNLDSLQVDLPEGQAEKLSAEKPATLTLTKDGKIYINQTAVTLDTLASTLKPLLADSKQKLIVSADNEAPQGIVVQAMLRARSAGAQHFLIAVKHK, encoded by the coding sequence ATGAAGCTCCGTAAATCACGCACGGTTCAGAAAGGCAGAATCGAGATCATCCCGATGATCGACGTGATGTTTTTCTTGCTGGCGACCTTCATGCTGGCCTCGTTGTCGATGCAAAACCTGGATTCATTGCAGGTCGATCTGCCCGAAGGGCAGGCGGAAAAGCTCAGCGCGGAAAAACCGGCTACGCTGACGCTGACCAAGGACGGCAAAATCTACATCAATCAGACCGCGGTCACGCTGGATACGCTAGCCAGCACGCTCAAACCGCTGCTCGCCGACTCCAAGCAAAAATTGATTGTGTCGGCAGATAACGAAGCACCCCAGGGTATTGTCGTGCAGGCCATGCTGCGCGCCCGTTCCGCCGGGGCACAGCATTTCCTGATCGCAGTCAAACACAAATAA
- the ppsA gene encoding phosphoenolpyruvate synthase, whose product MTQYIAWFDQLTMNDVGLVGGKNASLGEMISHLAQAGVSVPSGFATTTVAYREFLAANGLTDRIDQLLNGLDVDDIQALTAAGKTIRGWVLNAALPDAIVQAVSQAYEQLAAASGGDVSFAVRSSATAEDLADASFAGQQETMLNVRGLDQIVAAIKVVFASLYNDRAIAYRVHQGFAHDKVYLSAGIQKMVRSDLGASGVMFTLDTESGFRDAVFITATYGLGETIVQGIVNPDEFYVYKRGLAAGKPAVLSRRLGTKAIEMAYAEQKSGSGAFTLTRDVEAARRMRFSLSDAQAEALARQAVIIEQHYGRPMDIEWALDGQDGQLYIVQARPETVESRAAPVLERFKLNRKGLVLAEGRAIGSKIGQGTARLIKGIDQMHVVQPGDVLVTDMTDPDWEPIMKRASAIVTNRGGRTCHAAIIAREMGIPAVVGCGNATALIADGVDVTISCAEGDTGRVYEGLLPFEHLKTDTGKLPDLPLKIMMNVGDPSRAFAVSRTPNQGVGLARLEFIINNRIGIHPKALLEFNALPSDLKSQIGRRLAGYANPVDFYVEKLTEGIATLAAAFYPHPVIVRTSDFKSNEYANLIGGSRYEPNEENPMIGFRGASRYVAAAFRDCFELECRALRKVRDDMGLTNVEIMIPFCRTLEEAGQVTALLASQGLARGQNGLRLIMMCEIPSNALLAEEFLEFFDGFSIGSNDMTQLTLGVDRDSSLVASVFDERNPAVKKLLAMAIDACRKQGKYIGICGQGPSDYPDFAVWLYEQGVSSLSLNPDSVVDTWLRLSKLKKPN is encoded by the coding sequence ATGACCCAATATATCGCTTGGTTCGATCAATTGACGATGAACGATGTCGGCCTGGTTGGTGGCAAGAATGCATCGTTGGGTGAAATGATCAGCCATCTCGCGCAAGCCGGCGTTAGCGTGCCTTCCGGCTTTGCCACCACGACCGTAGCGTACCGCGAATTTCTCGCGGCCAACGGACTGACGGATCGCATCGATCAGCTGCTGAACGGTTTGGATGTCGACGACATTCAGGCACTGACCGCCGCCGGCAAGACCATACGCGGCTGGGTGCTCAATGCCGCACTGCCGGATGCGATCGTGCAGGCTGTTTCGCAGGCTTACGAGCAACTTGCCGCAGCGAGCGGCGGCGATGTTTCGTTTGCCGTACGCTCATCGGCAACCGCCGAGGATTTGGCCGATGCATCGTTTGCCGGACAGCAGGAAACGATGCTGAACGTGCGCGGATTGGATCAGATCGTTGCGGCGATCAAAGTGGTGTTCGCATCGTTGTACAACGACCGCGCAATCGCATACCGCGTGCATCAAGGCTTTGCGCACGATAAGGTGTATTTGTCCGCCGGTATTCAGAAAATGGTGCGCAGCGATCTGGGTGCGAGCGGCGTGATGTTCACGCTGGACACCGAGTCCGGCTTTCGCGACGCCGTTTTTATCACCGCCACGTACGGATTGGGTGAAACCATCGTGCAAGGCATCGTCAATCCGGATGAGTTCTATGTCTACAAACGCGGACTTGCCGCCGGCAAACCGGCAGTTCTGTCGCGGCGGTTGGGCACTAAGGCGATCGAAATGGCGTATGCCGAGCAAAAGAGCGGCAGCGGCGCATTCACATTGACACGAGATGTCGAAGCGGCGCGGCGCATGCGCTTTTCGCTATCGGACGCACAAGCTGAGGCGCTGGCGCGCCAGGCGGTGATCATCGAGCAGCATTACGGCCGCCCGATGGATATCGAATGGGCGCTGGACGGCCAGGATGGGCAGCTATATATCGTGCAGGCGCGCCCGGAAACGGTGGAAAGCCGCGCCGCACCGGTGCTAGAGCGCTTCAAGCTCAACCGCAAGGGCTTGGTGCTGGCGGAAGGGCGCGCGATCGGCAGCAAGATCGGTCAGGGAACGGCGCGCTTGATTAAAGGCATCGATCAAATGCACGTTGTTCAGCCGGGCGATGTGCTGGTGACCGATATGACCGATCCGGATTGGGAGCCGATCATGAAACGTGCGTCGGCGATCGTCACCAACCGCGGCGGACGTACCTGTCACGCCGCAATCATCGCGCGCGAAATGGGCATTCCCGCCGTTGTCGGTTGCGGCAATGCCACCGCGCTGATCGCCGATGGCGTGGATGTGACCATTTCTTGCGCGGAAGGCGATACCGGACGCGTTTACGAAGGGTTATTGCCATTTGAGCACCTGAAAACCGACACCGGCAAACTGCCCGATTTGCCGCTCAAGATCATGATGAACGTCGGCGATCCGTCGCGCGCCTTTGCAGTTTCCCGTACGCCGAATCAGGGTGTCGGGCTGGCACGGCTGGAATTCATCATCAATAATCGCATCGGTATCCACCCGAAAGCGCTGTTGGAGTTCAACGCGTTGCCCAGCGATCTGAAGAGCCAAATCGGCCGGCGCCTCGCGGGTTACGCGAATCCTGTCGATTTTTACGTGGAAAAATTGACCGAAGGCATCGCCACGCTGGCCGCGGCGTTTTATCCGCATCCGGTGATCGTGCGCACCTCCGATTTCAAATCCAACGAGTACGCTAACCTGATCGGTGGCAGCCGATATGAACCGAACGAAGAAAACCCGATGATCGGTTTTCGCGGCGCATCGCGCTATGTCGCCGCTGCGTTCCGCGATTGTTTCGAACTGGAATGCCGCGCGCTGCGCAAGGTGCGGGACGACATGGGGTTGACCAACGTCGAGATCATGATTCCGTTCTGCCGCACGCTGGAAGAAGCCGGGCAAGTCACCGCATTGCTCGCATCGCAGGGATTGGCACGCGGCCAAAACGGCCTGCGCCTGATCATGATGTGCGAAATTCCTTCCAACGCGCTGCTGGCGGAAGAATTTCTGGAGTTCTTCGACGGTTTCTCCATCGGCTCGAACGACATGACGCAATTGACGCTCGGAGTCGACCGCGACTCCAGTCTGGTGGCATCCGTTTTCGACGAACGCAATCCGGCGGTCAAGAAATTGCTGGCAATGGCCATCGACGCCTGCCGCAAGCAGGGGAAATACATCGGTATTTGCGGGCAGGGGCCGTCGGATTACCCGGATTTCGCCGTTTGGCTTTATGAGCAAGGCGTCAGCAGTCTGTCGCTCAATCCCGACTCGGTGGTGGATACCTGGCTGCGCCTGTCCAAACTGAAAAAACCAAACTAA
- a CDS encoding DUF488 domain-containing protein translates to MMILLKRAYEPPGADDGYRVLVDRLWPRGVSKDAARIDWWFKDIAPSTSLRKWYDHDPLKWDEFRNRYFQELDQNPEAVGQFVERLRRGPVTLVYGAKDKAHSHALALKTYLENLK, encoded by the coding sequence ATGATGATTCTGCTTAAACGAGCGTACGAGCCACCCGGGGCGGATGACGGATACCGGGTTCTGGTTGACCGGCTGTGGCCGCGTGGTGTTTCCAAGGATGCGGCGCGTATCGATTGGTGGTTCAAGGATATTGCCCCCAGCACATCGCTGCGCAAATGGTACGACCATGATCCGTTGAAATGGGATGAATTCAGGAATCGTTACTTTCAGGAATTGGATCAAAATCCGGAGGCGGTCGGACAATTCGTTGAGCGTCTGCGCCGCGGTCCGGTTACACTGGTTTACGGCGCAAAGGATAAGGCGCATAGCCATGCGCTGGCGCTCAAAACATATCTCGAAAACTTGAAATAG
- a CDS encoding YaeQ family protein: protein MALKPTIYKFKIALTDLNRQYYDTLNLTIAQHPSETLERMMARMLAFCLNAQESLAFTKGLSSAEEPDLWAHTPDGRIALWIDVGEPDPERIKKATRIAQTVKVYSFNSKSNVWWMQEQAKFNPLNAAVFRFRWPDIQALAKLTQRTMDISVTISEESAYVAAEAGECEVSWTELQAID, encoded by the coding sequence ATGGCGCTAAAACCGACCATTTACAAATTCAAAATCGCGCTGACCGACCTCAATCGCCAGTACTACGACACGCTCAACCTGACCATCGCGCAGCATCCGTCGGAAACGCTGGAACGGATGATGGCGCGCATGCTGGCCTTCTGTCTCAATGCGCAGGAATCGCTGGCGTTCACCAAAGGACTCAGCAGCGCCGAAGAACCCGACCTGTGGGCGCACACCCCGGACGGCCGGATTGCGCTATGGATCGATGTCGGCGAACCTGATCCCGAGCGTATCAAGAAAGCCACGCGGATCGCGCAGACTGTCAAGGTGTATAGCTTCAATTCCAAATCAAATGTGTGGTGGATGCAGGAGCAAGCCAAATTCAACCCGCTGAATGCCGCTGTTTTCCGGTTCCGATGGCCGGATATTCAAGCGCTGGCCAAACTGACGCAACGCACGATGGATATTTCGGTCACCATTAGCGAAGAATCCGCTTATGTGGCGGCGGAAGCGGGGGAATGTGAGGTGAGTTGGACGGAGTTACAAGCTATCGACTAA
- the mutL gene encoding DNA mismatch repair endonuclease MutL yields the protein MPTIKPLPELLINQIAAGEVVERPASALKEILENSIDAGAKKITVQLQQGGVKQIRVSDDGGGIAKDELLLALMRHSTSKISTLEDLQRITSLGFRGEALASIAAVSRLTLISRQAGQSHAWQIQVDGNQFSQPAPAALSGGTVLDVNDLYFNIPARRKFLKSEITEFAHCDETFKRMALSQCSIEFTLQHNGKVRRLLRPASSAQRIAAILGEEFDQSAVAVDEQSADMRLHGLVALPAYARSSRDAQYFFVNNRYVSDKLISHALREAYRDVLHLDKHPAFVLFLEIDPESVDVNVHPSKTEVRFREPRALHQFIFHAINKALAAPDRTVRNAEPGQAIRSFPAYPQTGRTQPGAVAQPAGFYGTMFGTQPRAYPAAPNGVTIVQTVTPSQSGAVAEEPDQHPLGFALGQLHGIYILAQNARGLVVVDMHAAHERIMYEQLKQALDRHEIAMQPLLIPVTFHASELEVATVEENQSTLEQLGFDIASLSPTTLAVRAVPATLKDADIAQLARDLLGEIRAYGASRILTAKRNEILATMACHGAVRANRKLTLEEMNALLRDMEQTERADQCNHGRPTWFETSLAELDKLFMRGK from the coding sequence ATGCCGACGATAAAACCGCTTCCCGAATTATTGATCAACCAGATCGCCGCAGGCGAGGTCGTCGAACGCCCGGCGTCGGCACTGAAGGAGATCCTGGAAAACAGTATCGATGCTGGCGCCAAAAAGATTACCGTGCAATTGCAGCAAGGCGGCGTCAAACAGATCCGCGTCAGCGACGACGGCGGCGGTATCGCCAAGGATGAGCTGCTGCTGGCGCTAATGCGCCACAGCACCAGCAAAATCAGCACGCTGGAAGATTTGCAGCGCATCACCAGCTTGGGCTTTCGCGGTGAAGCGCTCGCCAGCATCGCGGCGGTTTCACGCTTGACGCTGATCAGCCGTCAAGCCGGACAAAGCCACGCCTGGCAGATCCAAGTGGACGGCAATCAATTCTCGCAACCCGCGCCCGCTGCGCTATCCGGCGGGACGGTGCTGGATGTCAACGATTTGTACTTTAATATCCCGGCGCGGCGCAAATTCCTGAAATCCGAGATCACCGAATTCGCGCACTGCGACGAAACCTTCAAGCGCATGGCGCTATCGCAATGCAGCATTGAATTCACCCTGCAACATAATGGTAAAGTGCGCCGCCTGCTGCGCCCCGCCAGTTCCGCGCAGCGCATTGCGGCAATCTTGGGTGAAGAGTTCGATCAATCGGCGGTGGCAGTCGATGAGCAATCCGCCGATATGCGGCTGCACGGCTTAGTGGCGTTACCGGCGTATGCGCGTTCGTCGCGCGATGCGCAGTATTTTTTCGTCAACAACCGCTATGTCAGCGACAAGCTGATTTCGCACGCGCTGCGCGAGGCTTACCGCGACGTGTTGCATCTGGACAAGCATCCGGCTTTCGTGTTGTTTCTGGAAATCGATCCGGAAAGCGTCGACGTCAATGTGCACCCGAGCAAAACCGAAGTGCGCTTCCGCGAACCACGCGCGCTGCACCAATTTATTTTCCACGCGATTAACAAAGCGCTGGCCGCTCCGGACAGAACCGTAAGAAACGCCGAACCCGGACAGGCGATCCGGTCATTCCCCGCCTACCCCCAAACCGGTCGCACGCAACCCGGCGCGGTGGCGCAACCGGCCGGTTTTTACGGTACGATGTTTGGGACGCAGCCTCGCGCATATCCGGCAGCGCCAAACGGCGTTACCATCGTGCAAACCGTAACACCAAGTCAATCCGGAGCAGTTGCGGAAGAACCTGATCAGCATCCGCTCGGTTTCGCGCTCGGGCAACTGCACGGCATTTATATCCTGGCGCAAAATGCGCGCGGCTTGGTGGTCGTCGACATGCACGCCGCGCACGAAAGGATTATGTACGAACAGCTCAAGCAAGCGCTTGACCGGCATGAAATCGCGATGCAGCCGCTGCTGATTCCGGTTACTTTCCATGCCAGCGAGCTTGAAGTTGCCACGGTTGAAGAAAATCAAAGCACATTGGAACAACTGGGATTCGACATCGCCAGCCTGTCACCGACCACCTTGGCGGTGCGCGCGGTACCGGCCACGTTGAAAGATGCCGACATCGCCCAGCTCGCCCGCGACCTGCTGGGGGAAATCCGCGCATACGGCGCCAGCCGGATTCTCACCGCGAAACGCAACGAAATCCTCGCCACCATGGCCTGCCACGGCGCCGTTCGCGCCAACCGCAAGCTCACGCTGGAAGAAATGAATGCGCTGCTGCGCGATATGGAACAAACCGAACGCGCCGATCAATGCAACCACGGCCGCCCGACCTGGTTCGAAACCAGCCTGGCCGAACTGGATAAGTTATTCATGCGCGGGAAGTAG
- a CDS encoding EAL domain-containing protein: MTVLAYQNFLKIASQELNGALPSDARKAVLIVNFERLAELDGVLGFNAVDDILRQVAGQLKSALNPADLIGITGRYQLCCLLADLLTDAHAMLAAHKIVRILAQPFAFGRRNIILAPRVGVAIHNENNQTLDQLMSNASSAVRQAKQDQDPIKLFHTEREDPLLFHIDLWSDLGNAIETGGLYLGYQPQIDIASGKIKATEALLRWNHPSHGPIRTDKLIQIAEGTALMPKLTLWVFHTALRECSEYRQAGLHAGVSINFSADDLRDPELTDLVSQGLALWNVPPGDITVELTETAVMANHAGTLDTLYKLKDMGLKLAMDDFGTGYSSMARMLDLPLDEVKIDMIFVRHMATRHKHDRIVDSMINLAHRLNLSVVAEGVEDIATYRRLQALGCDVIQGYLIGKAMPLPELITTFNNQSLDFLQVPPRMVTEG, from the coding sequence ATGACTGTACTTGCCTATCAGAATTTCTTAAAAATAGCCTCGCAAGAATTGAATGGCGCACTGCCTAGTGATGCTCGCAAAGCTGTACTGATCGTCAACTTTGAACGGCTGGCGGAACTGGATGGCGTACTGGGGTTTAACGCGGTTGACGACATTCTGCGGCAAGTTGCCGGTCAGCTGAAAAGCGCGCTAAATCCGGCGGATCTGATCGGCATAACCGGACGCTATCAATTATGCTGTTTGCTAGCCGATCTGCTCACCGATGCGCACGCCATGCTGGCCGCGCATAAAATTGTCCGGATCTTGGCGCAGCCTTTTGCGTTTGGCAGAAGAAACATCATTCTGGCTCCGCGAGTTGGCGTGGCGATACACAATGAAAACAACCAAACGCTAGATCAATTGATGAGCAACGCCAGTTCGGCGGTGCGCCAGGCAAAACAAGACCAAGATCCGATCAAGCTTTTTCATACCGAACGCGAAGATCCCTTACTTTTCCATATCGATCTCTGGTCCGATCTGGGCAATGCCATCGAAACAGGCGGCTTGTATCTGGGCTACCAGCCGCAAATCGATATCGCCAGCGGCAAGATCAAAGCAACCGAAGCGCTGCTGCGCTGGAATCATCCAAGTCACGGGCCAATTCGAACCGATAAATTGATCCAGATTGCGGAAGGAACCGCGCTGATGCCGAAACTCACACTGTGGGTTTTTCATACCGCGTTGCGAGAGTGCTCCGAATATCGCCAAGCCGGATTGCATGCCGGGGTTTCAATTAATTTTTCCGCCGACGATCTGCGCGATCCGGAGCTCACCGACCTCGTTTCCCAAGGCTTAGCCTTATGGAACGTGCCGCCTGGCGACATTACCGTTGAGTTGACCGAAACGGCTGTCATGGCGAATCATGCGGGAACGTTGGATACGCTATATAAACTGAAGGACATGGGTTTAAAACTGGCTATGGATGATTTCGGAACCGGCTATTCATCGATGGCGCGTATGCTGGATTTGCCGTTGGATGAAGTAAAAATCGATATGATATTTGTCCGGCACATGGCAACCCGCCATAAGCATGACCGCATCGTCGACTCCATGATCAATCTGGCGCACCGCCTTAATTTATCGGTTGTCGCCGAAGGCGTGGAAGATATTGCGACTTACCGACGCTTGCAGGCATTGGGATGCGACGTTATACAAGGTTACCTCATCGGCAAAGCCATGCCGTTGCCGGAACTCATCACAACTTTCAACAATCAATCCCTAGACTTCTTGCAAGTCCCGCCTCGCATGGTTACCGAAGGGTAA
- a CDS encoding DUF3391 domain-containing protein — protein MISNTTIEVSVNDLQPGMFVSDLDRPWLETPYPIQGILIRSQNDIDKLKRYCVHVYVDVDRSEPFIAQPHAPHAAAAPASSTRQAAARHPMPHTDPRTPSGAAHWHQPPKSSQEDESLSVPRRVKTYTDLCTAEQEIPAAVKAYGIASTLFSDISSNLEHDIKIDMRQAHEVVDTLCESIIRNPDAALLLAQLKTTGKELYDNAIKTSVHLLAFGRHLGLPRKELSILGLGGLLMDIGKLRLPKAIQHRRNLSLTPDERKLMKRHIAFGEEIVAQLSDTPAEVVKILLQHHERENGNGYPFGLYANQLHAYARMAAIVDCYEELTWGDANMPGMKPFHALKELKENAQNGLNYSLVEQFAHCVGMFPVGSLVELNTGEIAIVLTHNRTQRFLPRIMIICDAQKKPYSTPLTIDLRTAGASPAGVPYAIANDLPQGAYGIDPKKYYL, from the coding sequence ATGATCAGTAATACCACAATCGAAGTCTCTGTTAATGACCTGCAACCGGGGATGTTTGTCAGCGACCTTGACCGGCCTTGGCTCGAAACGCCTTACCCGATTCAAGGCATCCTGATTCGATCCCAGAACGACATTGACAAGCTGAAGCGCTATTGCGTCCATGTTTACGTGGATGTCGACAGAAGCGAGCCCTTCATTGCACAGCCACACGCGCCCCATGCGGCGGCTGCACCGGCTTCTTCAACCCGGCAAGCCGCGGCGCGGCATCCCATGCCGCATACCGATCCGCGCACTCCGTCCGGCGCAGCGCACTGGCATCAGCCGCCAAAATCATCGCAAGAAGATGAGTCGCTGAGTGTGCCGAGGCGTGTTAAAACCTATACGGATCTCTGTACGGCTGAGCAAGAAATTCCGGCAGCCGTGAAAGCATATGGCATCGCGTCCACCTTATTCAGTGACATCAGCAGCAACCTCGAGCACGACATTAAGATTGACATGCGCCAGGCTCACGAGGTCGTCGATACCTTATGCGAAAGCATTATCCGCAATCCCGATGCGGCCCTCTTGCTGGCGCAATTAAAAACCACCGGAAAAGAGCTGTACGACAATGCCATCAAAACTTCAGTGCATTTGCTTGCTTTCGGACGGCATCTTGGTCTCCCGCGTAAGGAACTGTCGATACTCGGCTTGGGCGGATTACTGATGGATATCGGCAAATTACGCCTGCCCAAGGCGATTCAGCACAGAAGAAATCTATCGCTCACCCCTGACGAACGCAAACTGATGAAGCGACACATCGCGTTTGGTGAAGAGATTGTCGCTCAGCTCAGCGACACACCGGCAGAAGTTGTGAAAATCCTTCTTCAACACCATGAGCGGGAAAACGGCAACGGTTATCCCTTCGGTTTATACGCCAATCAGTTGCACGCTTACGCGCGCATGGCGGCCATCGTCGACTGTTACGAAGAGCTTACCTGGGGAGACGCCAACATGCCGGGCATGAAGCCGTTCCATGCCCTGAAGGAACTGAAGGAAAACGCGCAGAACGGACTCAATTATTCCTTGGTGGAGCAATTCGCGCATTGCGTCGGCATGTTTCCCGTGGGCAGCCTGGTTGAACTGAACACCGGCGAAATTGCCATTGTACTCACCCATAATCGTACCCAGCGATTCCTCCCGCGCATTATGATCATTTGTGATGCCCAAAAGAAACCGTACAGCACGCCGTTAACGATCGATCTGAGAACAGCCGGTGCAAGCCCGGCTGGCGTTCCGTATGCTATTGCCAATGACTTGCCCCAAGGTGCTTATGGAATCGATCCTAAGAAATATTATTTATAA
- a CDS encoding glycoside hydrolase family 19 protein, with protein MLPLDKLKNDVPDAVLDQIPDCADKFAIDTPLRLAHFLAQCAHESMEFKALEENLNYSADGLKKVFSRYFPDDLADSYARQPEKIASRVYANRMGNGDEASKEGYRYRGRGYIQLTGKDNYRAFGNAIDDDVVSNPDWVKTKYSLLSAAWFWDSKALNSLADEGASDDVVTKITRKVNGGTLGLDDRISHFKKYYALLT; from the coding sequence ATGCTGCCCCTAGACAAGCTGAAGAATGATGTTCCGGATGCTGTACTGGATCAAATTCCGGATTGCGCGGATAAGTTTGCGATCGATACGCCGTTGCGCCTGGCGCATTTTCTCGCGCAATGCGCGCATGAAAGCATGGAATTCAAGGCACTGGAAGAGAATCTGAATTACTCTGCCGATGGTTTGAAAAAAGTTTTTTCAAGATATTTTCCCGATGATCTGGCGGATAGTTATGCGCGGCAACCGGAAAAAATCGCTTCGCGGGTGTATGCCAACCGCATGGGTAACGGCGACGAGGCGAGCAAAGAGGGCTACCGGTATCGCGGCCGGGGTTATATTCAGCTTACCGGCAAGGATAACTACCGTGCGTTTGGCAACGCGATTGACGACGATGTCGTCAGTAACCCCGACTGGGTCAAAACAAAATATTCGTTATTGTCCGCCGCATGGTTCTGGGATAGCAAAGCGCTCAATTCGCTGGCCGACGAGGGCGCGAGCGACGATGTGGTGACGAAAATTACCAGGAAAGTGAATGGCGGGACGCTGGGGCTGGACGACCGCATCAGCCACTTCAAAAAATATTACGCATTATTGACTTGA